The following are from one region of the Nostoc cf. commune SO-36 genome:
- a CDS encoding M28 family peptidase, which produces MNLTERLQTSLSEIARERDPYMATAGHFFVQEYIRQQFSQWGSVEIHTFEVRGKACNNLILNLPSQGRGQKKDLPPILIGAHYDGVPGTPGADDNATGVAVLLELARKFAAQAVRYPLRLVAFDMEEYGLLGSADYAALLHEQKQQLRLMISLEMLGYTDSTPGSQSYPPPLERFYPDTGDFIALIGNLRILPDLIGMSRNIGKAGVSSQWLPVPNRGLIVPQTRLSDHAPFWDLGYPAMMVTDTAFLRNPHYHKASDAIATLDLDFLTRVCEGLEIAIRSL; this is translated from the coding sequence TTGAATCTAACAGAACGATTACAAACTTCTCTCAGTGAGATAGCGCGAGAACGAGATCCTTACATGGCAACGGCTGGACATTTTTTTGTCCAAGAATACATTCGCCAGCAATTTTCCCAATGGGGGAGTGTGGAAATCCACACCTTTGAAGTCAGGGGTAAAGCTTGTAATAACTTGATATTAAATTTGCCATCCCAAGGGAGAGGGCAAAAAAAAGATTTGCCACCGATTTTAATTGGCGCTCATTATGATGGCGTTCCGGGAACACCAGGGGCAGATGATAATGCTACAGGTGTAGCGGTGTTGCTGGAATTAGCCAGAAAGTTTGCTGCCCAAGCTGTCAGGTATCCCTTAAGACTAGTTGCTTTCGATATGGAAGAATACGGCTTACTGGGTAGTGCTGATTATGCAGCCTTGTTGCACGAACAAAAGCAACAGCTACGCTTAATGATCTCCTTAGAAATGCTGGGTTATACCGATTCTACGCCTGGTTCCCAAAGTTACCCCCCTCCTCTGGAACGCTTCTACCCAGATACAGGTGATTTTATTGCTTTAATTGGCAATTTGCGTATATTGCCTGACTTAATTGGCATGAGCCGTAATATTGGCAAAGCTGGCGTATCTAGTCAATGGCTACCCGTACCGAATCGAGGTTTAATAGTTCCCCAAACTAGACTTAGCGATCATGCACCATTCTGGGATCTGGGCTATCCTGCAATGATGGTGACAGATACGGCATTCTTGCGAAATCCACATTATCACAAAGCTAGTGATGCGATCGCTACTTTGGATTTAGATTTTCTGACTCGTGTATGTGAAGGGTTAGAGATAGCGATTCGGAGTCTATAA